Within Vicia villosa cultivar HV-30 ecotype Madison, WI linkage group LG1, Vvil1.0, whole genome shotgun sequence, the genomic segment TTACGAAATTTTGGAACCGTAATCGCCTGTTGTCACGCATTACAAGTTATTATTCCGAAATTCCTTAACTCTTTTATTTTTCACTtactttatttactattttttccgCTTCGTATTCAAACTTTTTTTAGAAAATGTTTTTCAAATtctgatttaaaatataattttattttgaactATCATTTTTCAAACCTCTACAATTCACCCTGTATTGTGTATAGAGTCACATGTTTAACACCATCTACGTAGCCCACACTATCAAAGAAAGAAACCAATTGCCTTTTTACGTATATCCCATCTTGAGACAAACCATCCATTTTTAAACGCAAGATCTGGAATTTCCTAAGAAATGGCTCTGACGTTATAACTCGAAGAACATGTTCGAACATTGGTAAGGAGACCCGAGCTCTATGGTACATACGTTATCATGTCCTGCCTCATTGAGGGGGTAACCAAGAAGTATAAATCTTTTAAATGTTTCGTACTCTCAGAGTAGATCTCGAACATCTCAGTACACTGCCTGAGAGATATCAGACCTTAGCCCAATGCCAAATCAGTAGAGCAACATTGAGCTTCAAATAGATGTAGAAAAAATGGTGTGGTAGGCGAACTCTTCTTGTATTCACATCAATGCTAAAAGACCTTGATGTAGGCTCAACTCACTTGATGCAATTGTGAAGAGGAAATTGATTAATGATTAAACATGTCTACCTCAACATTCTTGAGGGAAAATAGAAACCTATCAAGGAGAATAAACATTCGTTAATAGGAATGACACACCCATCATATTTAGTACACATCCTCTTGTCTTCTTTAGGAGGAATCACCCGTAATCTTCAGAAGGTCCCACTGTCATGAAGGCATGCTTTAAACTGCCATCACCAAGAAAGCCATAGGCAGTATCCTACATTTATTGGTCCACCCACGCCGACAAGTTCTCCTATGTTGCCTTTTAAACTTCAAATTTGAGGCATTATAATGGATTTTGTCAACACATGGAAGAAACGAATATAAATAGCAACGTAATGCAAGTTTAAAGCTAAAGTTTGGTGTTCCTTCTAAGACGCACGTAATAATCTAATAAGCCACCACCAGTGATAATTTCCTTCATTGAACCCCGGGAAATCTTCTCCAAAAACCCTAATAAACAAAGCAAGATTGAAAAAAAGAAGATATGAGTGTTATCTTAAAAGAGACAAATTTAGAGGATTCATGGGATAAAACAAAGGGTGTGAAATAGTCAGAGATGGAGACATGTGCAAGGAAGCTGGCAACAATGAAAGAAATCGCAAACGAAGAGGAAGAAGAATTTCTCAAATCTACTAGTAGCGAAAAAGGAGAATAATAGTCCCAAAACTTGTTATATATGTCTTAACAAGGGTGAACCATGCGATCCATTATATTGGAAAGCACAAACCATGCCATCAACGATCAAAATCTCACCGTGAACGGACACTCAAGTGTCCTATGACAAAAAGAACACCATTGCCACTAGACATATAGACACACGTCAAAACTTTCTTACAAAACATCATTGATTAAGAGAAAGACGTTTAATACATCTGTTCTCAATACTAGTGACACCCCATCAAAATACTTCACTTGCTTTTGTTAACAACTGACCTAAAGAAGTACATGGCAAAACCCTCATTCTACATAATATGAACAAGAGCTTATAGAAACTTGTGAGTCGCTGCTCAACACTGAAACGATACTCAATGGTCTCATATTCTATTTTTAGACCCGAATAAAACCGTGAATAAATTTGGCACCTCAACAAATCACCTAAATTTTGTTCACCTCAACACCCAATGTATATATGCATTTTAAACCGTGGATAAATTAATAAATGACCAACGACGAAACACGTGTCCGTCACTAGGAGCGGGTCTACGATCATAAaccacatcaacaacaacaagctaCATCACTCTCTTCAACCATTCTTTTTCTGCTTCAAATTTCACTGTTTCCTCTCCTTCATGGCGGAACACGGTAGAGTAAATCCAATTATTCAACTTTTCACTCTAAATTCACAACATTGAATAACCCCTTTTCCCCTAACAAATTTCTCGCTGCTGGATCCAACAATGGGTGTCGATTCGAATTTGGGAGGCTCTCCATCTTCCTCTTCACCTAGTGGCAAACGCACCAGAGACCCCGAAGAGGAAGTTTATGTCGACAATCTTCGCTCTCACAAACGTTACCTAAGCGAGGTTAAACATCGTTGTCTCATTTACCTTTTGTCTTATTCTCATTCAttgtttttcatattttatttaaaattttttaaccTTGACATAACTTCcaaattattatgtttttttttttttctgatgTTTTTGTTTCTAATATATTGTCTTGTGATTTTTAgcagttattattattattaatatactgTGGCTAAATTGGTGTATTAACTTTATGAATATTTGGCCTTTGTTTTGAATAGTATATGGTTCAAAATTGAGACTTTGATTGAGTATGTTTTGTAAATTACTTCTAGTTGTTTGGGTAACTGAGTTTGCTTTGATCATTTAGATTTTTGATTAAATTGCTACTAGAGTTGCTTATTTGTTTGTTTCGCGATCCAGATAATGGCGTCGAGTCTTAATGGATTGACAGTTGGAGATTCACTTCCCGATAATCTTATGGAATCTCCGGCAAGGTCTGAAAGTGCATTCTCTCTCAGGTAAAGTTATGGCTATTTATGTTATACTGGTATGGAAGAATATGAAGAACTATTTCTATGAATGAGGCTTATTGTGTAGTAGCGGATATGTAGTTATTATTTGATGATGAATAAGAGCAGAAACGTGCGTTGTATGAGTTAGTTTCTTATTGTTTGTAGAGCGAGTTATTGTCAGTTGCATTAATAGATTGTATATGTACATATGTTTTGGTAGTGTATGCTGACTTCGGAAATCTTGTGTTAATTATACTTGTTTAATTTTCTTTGcttgcttctttttcttcttctcctctgtgcTTGAGAGTTTGGTTGAAAATATTCAAGTCATCACTCTATCCGTgcaaaatattttgtataatggTGCATAGTTCTTTGGTATCTCCGTGACCTGTAAACTATTATCACCATAGTGCTCCGCGGCCAGGGCTGTTTTTGAGGGGGTGCAAGATGGGCTACAACACAAAGTCTCaaattttttagataaaattGTTGCTAAATAGGGCCTCATAACTGGCCAACACAGGGCATTATGCATTTTTTTTCTTATCTTCTTCcctttaatctatttatttatttggttAAACAAACCTGATCTTTTTCCTAATAGGTGTAATTGGTTTCCTAGATCAAATGATATCATAAATACTGTATCATGAAAGTTTAAATCTTTCTTAATGGTTTGACTAATAGTTTTACACTTTGATAAGTATTGAGAATGATGATCCCTTTGCTATTCCTAAATGAAGATGACCACTAAATTTTTTCACTATGGTTTTGTTGGCAACAAAAATAGAGCCTTTATTTGTGCATCATACACCATATTTTTTAACACTTTAAGTTGGCATCAGCACGTCGTTCTCTCAACTGAATCTATCTTATAGCCTTATATGCTCTATAGCTCAACTAACTCAACCTTTAACATCGAGTTCTGGCTGTCATAGCAGAGTAGTAATATAGCACTCAATTTTCCTAATGCTACTAATCACATCTAAGATAATTCTTTTGTTGAATCTTTTTTAGGGATGATATTTCTTTACAATATTCGCCGATGTCAGAAGACTCAGACGACTCAAGGTTTTGCGAGACCGCAGCGCATAGTTGTTTAACCCATCTGGATAGCCGTCCAAGTAGTCCAGTTTCTCCTTGCAGATACCAAAGGCCACAAAACACATTTTCTTCAGCGCCTTCCACAAGTTTAAATGCTTCTCATGGCTTTCCAGTCTCAGCAGTTACTTGCTCCCAGCCTCGTCAACGAAGCTCAGACTCCGATGGCCGCTTCCCATCATCTCCGAGCGATATATGCCACTCAGCTGACTTAAGAAGAGCTGCACTTCTAAGATCTGTGCAGATGAGAACACACCCTCCTGGCTCTGCATCATTGGAGCTGCCATTTGGTTCTGGTCAAGAGCCTGCGCCTAATATAGATTCTGAGGAAAGGCCATGCTCATACATGAAATCTCTGGTTGACGAGAGAGATTATCAGATTGAAGAGTGTTTACCGATAGGTGTTCCCGAAACCGAGTTTAACCATGACAATAAGCCTTGCAGAATCTTAAATATGAATCCAAAAGCAGCTGATTCAGGAGGTTAGTTACTAACTGATATGGGAATGTGATAGTTCTGAACTAAAAGAAATGTCTAGTGTTTAATCTTATTGGAATGTATCCTCTCACTACACCATTCTTTACCTTCAGCAAATGTtcacaatgttttaaaaatcgactCAAAAATCGATAGCCATGAATTTGGTAACAGATCACGTAGCCATTTATCGATTTGCATGACTGAATCAGATGATTCAATTATATCACTCGGTCTCGATAGAAAATTTGTCTTTGTATTTTAGATTATCTGGTCTCTAAAAAGTTCATGACATTATGCGGAGAAAAACAAATCACTGCACAAACAAAGATGAACTCAGTGAAAAATTAGTTTAAAAGTTTCATGATACATTAAAACTTAGTCTTAATAATTTCTaggaaaaattattttcaaaacatGATTAAAAGTTTTTTGAAGACTTCCAAACTTAATTAAATAAGTGGGATTGAAAAGTGAATAATACACTATATTGAACAATGTTCAAAGAAAATGTtactttttgaatttttatttgttCAAATAGATGTTCAATTTTCTTTTTGCAATCTATAGTTCAGTTCTATTATGCAAAATCAAATTCGCCATCTAGTATAGTAAAAAACCAATTACAGATTTAATGGTGATATTGCACTTGTTCATATTACAATTAATTGTAGTTATAACACTTTAAGTTCCAAATATCATTTTGAGATAAAAGtaccatttaaaaattaaaattaatattggtAATTCTTATGAATacgtaaataagttatttttgaTGTCATATTATTGCTcaaaattacttatttaaatatGTTCAAGACTTAGAAATATTACACTTTTCCCAATATTGCTGTTGACTTTTAAATTGTAATTAAAGAAATTTGATTATTAGCCTAGTACAAAGTATAtgaccatttattttatttttttttaatcaaatgatattttattaattcaaaaaacagtcAAATACAAAGGTGATCAAAGATCCAACCTACCAATAACACAAGCTAACACTAAAGCATCAAAGTAGCTATATGCTTCTTTAATTTGGTCGAATACCAACCTCTATACATCACTTTCTCTATAATTCTTTCTCCTATATCTGTGCTTGTATTTCTATGAGTATGCTTTCCAAAAATCACTTCATTTCTATATTGCCATAtatcgcaccccaatttttgacctacatATTTCGTTCATTTGATAGTATCGCATTCATATttagtgtgcattcattcatcgcATTTTTTTTCGCATAACttgaaaaattgacttttttattaaagtcaacaaaaataacttagatagtttagattaaatttaatttgtatattattattattattcattttttcaaaataaaaagggCTTTGTTTCTTGGGCCCAATTGCACCTTTTGTTCTTTTTCTATGTCCACTTTTACACCATAAgtcaaacaaaaaatatatagtacaaaagttTTGTCTTCACTTGCTGCAATGTCCCTCTCCACGCCCTGCTATCTCAAAACAAGCAAATATGTCCAAATTCCCTGTTGCTGCTCTGCATCCTTGCTCTGCTCAACCAACCTGCATATGGAGTCCAAAATTATCACCCTTTTGTTCATACCATAACCTGCTACAAGAAAGGGAATTGCAGAGGATACAAAAATGCTCATTGGAAACTTAGTGAGcaagtgttatttgaaataacCATCTCAATTTCTCACGAGAAAAAAATCCTAAATCCAGTCTATATAAACACACTTTCGGAACCAGTAAAAGGgggaagaaaaattacaaaaaaactcTGCATTCTGCGTTGAAATTCATACTCTTCCTCCAAACACAACAAAAGCACCATAACATACCACAACTTCATCATATAATACCTCCAATCTTCCACTTTCATACAATTTAACACCATCCTCAACACTTCACCACACACATCTCTATCATAGCTTTAGCGAGTTTTCGATTCCACTTGTAATCAAGACACGGTTCAACTCAACACACTTCACCCACACCGCAACTGTATTCAACAAATCACGTAACCACCAGTTCCGCAGACAGCAACAACACGCAGAAGCACGGAGAGGGGAAGAAGGAGACGAATCAAGCACACCGTGGATCTTCACCTCCGAGAACATTCGGAGTTAGTATTTTTCAATTTCTCTAAAAAGCTTTTGCGAACTGTGTTTCTTGCAATGTTCGAATCATGATTTGAATCTCTGTTTACATCCTGTATGTTTGATTTGTGTTTGTTCTTGAAATATATGTTGTTGTTTCTTTGTTGATGTGAATTGCTCTTCGGATCATGTTATGTTGTTTGTTGGTCGGAGCTGAGAATTTTCGCGAGAGATATAGAGAGGAGattttattgatgatttgaacCGTGAGAGCTTGAGTGAGTTTTATTGTTACCATGTTCAGATGAGAGTGGGATAGAGTTTAGAAGAAAGTTTGTTTTTTTGTGGTTGTTGATTCATTTGAGTTGAGAGATGAAGCCATGGAAATGACAGAGAGATGATGATTGAGAGAACAGAGAGGCACCGAGTTTGAGAGGGAGGCGGACTCCTTTCTCTTTAGATTTAGttatttttattgtgtttttGGGTTTAATTTGAAGCCCATATCCATGTTTTTGCTTGCTCTTTTAAGTCCATTgtgtttatttcctttatttgtttctatattttttcctaattgttttaatttcttgtatttcaaaaataccaaaaacatgcttttattttttaatttagattttattcttctttatttaataaaacaccaaaaatatgttttagacttaagtttttttaaagatttttttttatagaaaaatgaaTATGTTCAGATGTATAGTTTTGattcaaaaaattattaaaatataaaaaaaaacattatatttatctcaatccaaaataaataaatcttggtccaacgccaagtcattACAAATAATtttcgatccaacgtcgagtttctttccacaaaaaatctttttaaaccataccgaaagatcgagtgacaagaagtgtacacctcttgaatacctcgattctt encodes:
- the LOC131615150 gene encoding uncharacterized protein LOC131615150, with product MGVDSNLGGSPSSSSPSGKRTRDPEEEVYVDNLRSHKRYLSEIMASSLNGLTVGDSLPDNLMESPARSESAFSLRDDISLQYSPMSEDSDDSRFCETAAHSCLTHLDSRPSSPVSPCRYQRPQNTFSSAPSTSLNASHGFPVSAVTCSQPRQRSSDSDGRFPSSPSDICHSADLRRAALLRSVQMRTHPPGSASLELPFGSGQEPAPNIDSEERPCSYMKSLVDERDYQIEECLPIGVPETEFNHDNKPCRILNMNPKAADSGG